A genomic region of Ictidomys tridecemlineatus isolate mIctTri1 chromosome 10, mIctTri1.hap1, whole genome shotgun sequence contains the following coding sequences:
- the LOC101975126 gene encoding uncharacterized protein LOC101975126, giving the protein MDAAGGDPTATQELESADVPLCPPLPWPCPADVRLCGHLRKQKSQRRRFFVLREDPPRLECYESEKKFRSGCSSGARPRRSVSLAGACTISKRADARQRHLIVLYTHDSSLGVAAASEAEQQVWYNAMLEVRAAAAAAAATAAATGPSSHEDPGASILAPFQDVWPVTLRPKGLGRTRGLGSGDYRLCLGSGSLSLLRKPGGRGPRDTQALSPPALRLSLLSVRRCGHADSFFFLELGRSAPTGPGELWLEAPDSVVAQSIHETVLAAMKRLGGSGASGRPEPPSRDPPKSISRPPVPQPYESPASAAQSRGLVERMEQATLKTFARLGVAASYPKESDGGASYITMGARSDYEHMGVREADGYVVMGPSGLPLPESNTAHQTLPDWGGTEYVPMKSFPPECFSYKSKAQKPAPEHSSKRDGWGPAGARPCSLPPSKLAGEYVCIKYGAPDLVEKDTARLAPSDGYLNYVDLDLVPPLDARGHGPRAGPHSYARIEF; this is encoded by the exons ATGGACGCCGCAGGCGGCGACCCCACAGCCACCCAGGAGTTGGAGTCAGCGGACGTGCCCCTCTGCCCGCCGCTGCCCTGGCCCTGTCCGGCAGACGTGCGGCTCTGCGGCCACCTACGGAAGCAGAAGTCCCAGCGCCGCCGGTTCTTCGTGCTGCGGGAGGACCCGCCGCGCCTCGAGTGCTACGAGAGTGAGAAGAAGTTCCGCTCCGGCTGTAGCAGCGGGGCGCGGCCCCGGCGCAGCGTGAGCCTGGCGGGCGCGTGCACCATCAGCAAGCGCGCGGACGCGCGCCAGCGCCACTTGATCGTTCTCTACACGCACGACAGCAGCCTGGGCGTCGCAGCCGCCAGCGAGGCGGAGCAACAGGTGTGGTACAATGCCATGCTCGAGGtgcgcgccgccgccgccgccgccgccgccaccgccgccgccacCG GTCCCAGCTCCCACGAAGACCCCGGGGCCTCCATCCTCGCTCCTTTCCAGGACGTCTGGCCTGTGACGCTGCGGCCCAAGGGTCTGGGGCGAACACGAGGCCTGGGCAGCGGCGACTACCGCCTATGCCTGGGTTCCGGGTCCCTGAGCCTACTGCGGAAGCCAGGGGGCAGAGGACCCCGGGACACCCAGGCATTGTCGCCACCCGCCCTGCGTCTGTCCCTGCTCAGCGTGCGCCGCTGCGGCCACGCagactctttcttcttcctggagCTTGGCCGCTCGGCGCCCACAGGTCCCGGGGAACTGTGGCTGGAGGCACCCGATTCTGTAGTGGCCCAAAGCATCCACGAGACAGTCCTGGCCGCTATGAAGAGACTCGGAGGCAGTGGTGCCAGTGGCAGGCCTGAGCCACCGTCCAGGGATCCTCCAAAGAGCATCTCCAGACCCCCTGTCCCCCAACCTTATGAATCTCCAGCCTCTGCAGCCCAGTCAAGAGGCTTGGTTGAGAGGATGGAGCAAGCAACCCTTAAGACCTTTGCAAGGCTGGGAGTGGCAGCTTCGTACCCCAAGGAGTCCGATGGGGGTGCGAGCTACATTACTATGGGAGCCAGGAGTGACTATGAGCACATGGGGGTTAGAGAGGCAGACGGCTATGTGGTAATGGGGCCCTCAGGTCTTCCTCTCCCTGAAAGCAATACTGCCCACCAGACCCTTCCAGATTGGGGAGGCACGGAGTACGTGCCCATGAAGAGCTTTCCACCAGAGTGCTTTTCCTACAAGTCCAAGGCCCAGAAGCCTGCTCCAGAGCATAGCAGCAAAAGGGACGGCTGGGGACCTGCAGGTGCTCGGCCCTGCTCTCTGCCGCCGTCAAAGCTGGCTGGGGAGTACGTGTGCATTAAGTATGGGGCTCCAGACTTGGTAGAAAAGGACACTGCTAGGCTGGCGCCCTCCGATGGCTACCTCAATTATGTCGACCTGGACCTGGTCCCTCCTCTAGACGCTCGTGGCCACGGCCCAAGGGCCGGCCCGCACAGCTACGCGCGCATCGAGTTCTAG
- the Sap25 gene encoding LOW QUALITY PROTEIN: histone deacetylase complex subunit SAP25 (The sequence of the model RefSeq protein was modified relative to this genomic sequence to represent the inferred CDS: inserted 1 base in 1 codon) — protein MLPWPPQPWGTGKEELQEEPGPLAGSDQGEAWSSGEEAPGEPGAPTQDSQQPQALGPSWSGREQQLARHXPGQATQQSPGPPFPLSPQVAWEVAPSRMTLLSPWDPNYEAKPRPRLVWGSSCGSGASFSGRTLCHPSFWPMYEVSGKAARPLAPTPGHQNEEQSPRDAGLPVMCCEDVFLLDPLLPCGQRVPLYLSEPPQQNMSSLKLLLPPPIMSPSVCPSASQGCSTAWLSGPELIALTGLLQMSQGDPRPSSPPASPIPASCTAPVPVSDHPGPSGNQSCSGNTDPPLPQTQDTHCP, from the exons ATGTTGCCCTGGCCGCCTCAGCCATGGGGCACAGGCAAGGAGGAGTTGCAGGAGGAACCAGGCCCCTTGGCGGGCAGTGACCAAGGGGAGGCCTGGAGCTCTGGAGAGGAAGCTCCGGGGGAGCCAGGAGCACCCACACAGGACAG ccagcagccccaggccctgggtcCTTCCTGGAGTGGGAGAGAGCAGCAGCTGGCCCGCC CCCCAGGCCAGGCTACCCAGCAGTCCCCAG GGCCCCCCTTCCCACTTTCCCCCCAGGTGGCTTGGGAGGTGGCCCCCTCAAGGATGACCCTGCTGTCACCCTGGGACCCCAACTACGAGGCCAAACCAAGACCTCGGCTGGTGTGG GGATCCAGCTGTGGGTCAGGTGCCTCCTTCTCAGGCCGGACACTGTGTCATCCCTCCTTCTGGCCCATGTACGAGGTCTCAGGCAAGGCTGCCAGGCCCCTGGCCCCCACTCCAGGGCATCAGAATGAAGAGCAGTCGCCCAGGGATGCAG GGCTCCCAGTGATGTGCTGTGAAGATGTCTTTCTTTTGGACCCTCTGCTACCCTGTGGGCAGCGTGTACCCCTGTACCTGTCGGAGCCCCCTCAACAG aACATGAGCTCGCTGAAGCTGCTGCTGCCGCCCCCCATAATGTCCCCCTCAGTCTGCCCCTCTGCATCCCAGGGCTGCTCCACTGCTTGGCTCAGTGGGCCGGAACTGATCGCCCTCACTGGCCTGCTGCAGATGAGTCAGGGGGATCCGAGACCCAGCTCCCCACCAGCTTCCCCGATCCCTGCCAGCTGCACAGCCCCTGTTCCTGTTTCTGATCACCCAGGCCCCAGTGGTAACCAAAGCTGTTCTGGAAACACTGACCCACCACTTCCACAGACCCAAGACACCCATTGTCCATAG